A region of the Vanrija pseudolonga chromosome 2, complete sequence genome:
TCgttggtggtgtggtggagTGGGAGTGTGATGGTGAACGCACTGTGCTGCGCGATGAATGGTGACGTGCCGCTGCAGTGCCGCGTCGCCTGACTTTcaggagcgcgcggcgtggcgagTGCGTTGGTCCTCCACCAAGCCAACTTCATCGCGCACCTGACTTTGTCTCCACCTTCTTTCCTCCCAACACCTTCGCCCCATGCCCCCCTTCCCCATCCCAGACATCACCCTCCCCGACCCGCCGACGCGTAAGACGCGCTCCGGCTCCGCGGCCAGCCTGcacctcgcgcgctcgcgcagtAGTCTGGGGAGTACAGAGGAGGCCGGGCTGCTCGTTGGCTCGGGAGCGGGTCCaggagggcggcggagggcaaGTTTCGCTCTCACGCCGATTACGcgcaaggtcgccgccgacgagcgcgactcggacgacaacgacgaggacgacgccagcgtgctctcgccgctcccgcctagcccgctgacgccgaccACGCTCGAGGCGAACACTGCGCGCTGGGCCGCAacgcagcgcgacgaccccgccgaCCGCACACCCGACGCAGACATCGAGGCACACCCGCGTATCTCGCTCTCCCACCGCGCTGTGCAgttcgccgacgaggacgacatcGAGGTGTTTGACGCTTCCGAGGCCGACACGTTTGAAAAGCCCGTCGGGAGCGAGATGCTCGCCATCGTGCTCAGCTGCTCGATGCTCGCTGTCAtcgccaccgcggccgcccTGACGACAATGTACGACTGGGTCCTGTAGCCGCTTCTGCACGCACGTCGCAGGCATTACATGTAGGTGTGTGCTAACGGTACAAGGCTAACAGCAGAATCCACGACATCCACGACGCCAGACGCTAGAACCGGCTCTGTCcctcctgctcgacctcgagatcACCtccgcgcggccgccggtcCTGCTTGGTCTTCTCAGCGCTCGAGAGCAGCTTGGACTCAATCTTATCCTTAACAAGCTTGCCCGTGCGGGCGATTTTCAGCTGGAACAGACCACGGTTCTGAGCTGTTAGCACAAGCCGACTTCACTGGCCACCACGCCACTCACTCCTTGGCGAAGGGCCTTGCCATGCGCATTGCTCTCTTGAAGCATGGCGCGAgtatcgtcgtcgtgcagcttATCAGCGCgctgcttggcctcgggcgcctcgTCACCAGAGTCCAAatcgtcgtcctccgagtcgtccgTGTCGTACCCatcgtccttctccttgtcctttTCGGCATTCGCGGCCGCGAtctgcgccggcgtcgcgtcgaTCATTCGCGTCGCCTCCCATGCATTGTACGTTGCACGGAACTTGAGGTCCCGTTTGGCGAGCTTCTGGTGTGCACGGCTGATACCGGGGTGGAGAACAAACGAGATGTGAATGAACCCAATCATGCGGATGTCGTTCGAGTTCCTGTACAGAGTCGCTGGGTCCCCCTGTCGCTGGTACTGGTTGAAGACTAACGCCGCTCGGATGGCATCACGCGGTGAGGACGTGGCGAACACCGGGATGACTCTAGATTCCTggttgccgtcgacgacgtcgtcgagacgCAGTGTCGCAATGGCGTGGTACTTTGACTTTTTGATCCGTCCGCGCGTGACAAAGCTGAAGAGGACGGACCCCGAGGTTCTGTACATGACGGCCAGTCGTACAGGTTTGGCAACGTCCCATGCGACTCTGGTCGTAGTCGGTACGGCCGAGAGGCGTGTGGACGACACACCAGACTTGCCAGACTTGGTagacgccgagtcgtcggtGGGCGCGACCGAGTGgccaaggtcggcgagctgtggctcgtcgtccaggcTGTCTCTGGATGCACCAGCACCAGATGAGTCCAGGATCGCCTTGTCGTGGTCCGTCTCAATCACGAGCGACGGGGGTTTGCCAAAGGCGCTCGAGAAGTCGGTCGTGGACAACGACGTGACTTCAAACGTCGCCACCTCGTACGTCGAGATACCCTTGGGCAGGTGGATGTCCAGCGGCTTGAACAGCAGCGAGAGGCGCATCTTGCCCCacccgaggccgccgacgagcgggtACCAGTGCGTCTCCTGTGCGCGCTTCTTGAACACATCCTTGAGTCTCAAGGATACAATGCCGAGAATCGCATCGTGCTCGCGGTCACGCTCATCCTTGACCACAAACGTGATTTTGGCCAGCTGCCAGTCACGAATGAAGCGCTCGCTCATGGCGTTGAAGTATGGCACCGGGTTGAGCTGCTTGGTGCGCGTGCGGTACACCAGCTTGTCGTTGAGGTGCACTTCGACATATGCGCTTGGCGGGTTGGTGATCTCGCTCGGCGCACGGTCCACGACATCGGCGAGCGCAGGCTTGCCCATGGCTGCCGATTTCCTCTTGCTAACATTGGCAGAGTATGTGCCGGCCAGGGACTCGAGTTCAAGATCTAGACAATCAGCAAGCAGCactgaccaccaccatccTCGGCTTCTTCTACTCACCGATACACTGGTGAATGTGGAATTGGAGCACACCGGACGGCAACTCGGCGGTCGGTCGCGCCATGGCTTCAACCTCCTCCCTCTGGCGCTCTGTGCAGAACATGGCGAGCGTCTCCTTTCGTTCCTTCTCTCTCTGCTTTTCCCACTCTGGCTTTTCGACCAATTCCTCGATCCACTTGATCCACCACGGTGCTTGAAtcccctcgtcggcgtggtgctTTCTGGCTCTCTCCATTCTCTTCTCGACCTGCTCCGGCGGCATCTTCCACAGCGGGAAGAAGCGCACCGACCACTGCAGCTCGCCCTGTGTCTTCATCCCGACGCGGATCGGCGCAAGCTTATCCTTGCGCGCAAACAGCTCATAGCTTTTTTCGCCCTTGGTCGACATGTCGACAAGCTCCTccacgtcgacctcgacctggccCAGCGCATCGTCGGCAGAGAACCGATCCGAGTCGTACATGCGTAGTCTTAGCTTCTCGCCGGTGATAATCGTGTCCTCGTTGACCAGCACGAACGCGTTCTCGTCATAGATCGGGTTCTGGTTGTCCACAATGGTTCGCGTGCTGTACACCGGCTTGTTGAACTTGGAGAACGAGATGGCGAGGTACGGGTCACAAGAGCCGACAGTGTCCGCCTTTGGCAGATCCGTCGCGCTGTGAATGACAACCTGCAGAACACCAATGGCGGAAGTTCTGATGGCcgcgtccttgccgagcAACAGACGATCGACATCCATCGTGTATCGCTTGGGTCTGACAAAGTGCCCTGCGACCTGGGCGATCGACTTTTGAACTGTTCGTCAGCCCCAGGTTGCTGCAGGACAACTCACTATACTGCTTGATCAGTGGCAGGTCCATGGCGTTGATACTCCCAAAGCCCATGCTTCGGAGGGGTCGAGCCGAGATGTTGAACTCGGGCATTGAAAGGAACGTGACAGTCGCCATCCGGACAAACGGAGGCGATGCGGTAAGCAGCAGTCTGATGAGcatcttgcccttgagctcCACAACATCAATGTAGACTGGGATTTCCGAGCCGCCAACACCCTTGACTCCCCAGCCAAAGTACGCAAGCATGTGCAGGCCGAGTCCTCTGGCACGGGCATCGGCAGAGTGGCGGTACTGGAATCCGACCTCGAAGTTGACAAACTCGCCCTCTTCGTCATCAATCGCGTCTGCCTTTTgtctgccgccgctggcgacaAGCTCTGTAGGCGCGCCACGGATTCTCTGAAGCAGGCGGTCGCGTTTTCGGAGTTGCTCAGAGTCAGTTACAGCTGAGACGCCGACGGGGTCTAGCGGGTGAACTGCAGCGTGCTCCGATACGGATTCGGCCTTGAGCGAGGGGGCCTTGGACGAGGTTCTTGAAGCATTGGACGAGCTGCGGCCAGCTCTTGTGGTTGCCGGAGCGAGAGTAGCAGGTGCTGGCGTCACTGGCGTTGGCGTCCCGGGTGTCGCGGGTGTCGCGGGTGCCGCAGGCAGGGGAGGAGTACCGGGGGTAACAGGGACAGCTGCTGACGCATTCGCTTGGGCCGGCGTGGACGGGGTAGCGGGGACGGGGACATTGGATTGCGGCGTCACCACAGGCGCGCCAGACGACACGGTGAACGATCTGGGCTTGCCGTTGACCTTGACTTCTTCAGGTGCCTGAGTGCTGGCCTTGAACCAGTCGTCGTTGGTGATGTGGCGCATCGAGGTGAGGAGCAGGGGCTGGCTGCCGAGCGATGCACCGGTTACACGGACAGAGGTGACAACAGGGGGCACCTGGTCCATGAGGGCGTCTTCGAGCAAGTCGATGAACGGTGTGAGGACGTCGGAGGAGACGACAGGGAAGAGGGAGGTGAGGGCGTGGTTCCTGTCGGTCGGTCAGCAGCGGCATACAGTTCATAACTCACACCCAGGCGACCGAGTCGTGCTGTGCCGTGTCGGGCGGGAACGGGTCGTCGTGGACCGGCTTGTCGCCAGGATGGCGGGGGTCGAACACGAGGAACAGGACGGGAGGGACGAGGACAAGCGCCGCAAGTACCACGTTCACGCCGGCCGAGTACAGCACACCAGCGGTGACGATACCCCAGACGATGAACCATTCTTCGCGGGTGGCCTCGTGGTCTTTGTACGTCCCGAAGAGGAGCGGGAGGGGagcgatgagcgcgaggctCAGGCCGAGGGGGAAGCCGATAAGCATGAGAACTGgtacggcagcgacgactgGCGCAGCCTTTAGCCACAGCTCGCGCTTGTGGGCCTCCTTTGCCGCCTTCTCCTCAGCGCTCAACGTGAAGGGTTGAGGATCTTGCTGCGATTGAGTGTCGGGTAAGCTCGTACCCGCCGCCTTCTCGTCGACCTCTCGACCATgcgatggcgatgacgaGCGCGATGGCACCGCTGACGCGCCCGGCGACGGggtcaaggacgacgaggacgccgttCTGCCGTGCCCGTTCGTCGGCCTGCTGAGGAGGCGCATGGTTTCGCcgtccgccgtcgtcgagtgcCGCAGCGATGTCGGCGTGCCCGGTTGTGAAGACTTGAGCTTTGCAATcatcggcgaggcggggtcCTTGGGCAGGGCGGAGGGGGGctcagcggcggccggcTGAGCGAGAGGGAGGGGCGCAGGGGGAGCCTTTGTTGGTGGAGCTGGCTGCGATGGGGGTGGGTTTGCTtgagcaggcgcaggcgcgtcAGAGACGACACGAGACAcgatcgcgtcgtcggcaactCCAACTGGAGCTACTTGATCCccctcgaccgcgaccgcgtgctgctgctgtgaTGCCCCAGCGCCGGCCGGGGTGATGATCGCCTGGGCGCCCAGTGCGGGCGCGGTACCTGGGTGCAcggtggctgctgcgggcgGACTCGACGGGGCGTGTGCCGCTGGCTCTACGACcgtggccgcgaggcgctccttGAGGCTCTGCTTTGcgggcgacgccgctgccgctggcaacggcagcggcatcgCACTATGGGTGCTGCTCTCGGTTGCGGCTGACGACCCTGGGGGCACGAGCACCGCTTTCGGCTCGCCGTCCTCTCcaggcggagggggcgggggcagcgggcggtCTGGCGCTGGCATTGTTGCGCGGTGTGGTGAGGACGCGCGTtgcacgagcgagcggtgAAGTCTGGGTTTATTGGTCGTATATATAGGCTTGTGAGGTATTTGTGCTCTgcagcggcgtgccggcgtgttgctcggcgaggtgctgcgGCTGTCGGTCCTGAACATTCTTGGCTCCAAGGACTCTGGCGGTGGCACTGGCTGGTGGCAATCCGCAGCCAGGCAATACGGCAGTCAATGACGTCAATTAGGTTTTGGGTGCAGCAGCATTTAGCCTAGTTTAGTCGTGGTGCACAGTCTGAAACAAGTCGCGCCGCGGGTGCAACTGAATCGACAACACACACGTTGCATCGCACGCGTCAATGGTGGCCATCCGCATCTTCAATGCCGACGCCTTCCTTTTACGGCTGGGCACACTCACTTCCATCAGCGGCCCCGGTGAGCTCgtgcggcgccgtcgtgtcAGCCAcgactgcgccgccgccaccaccaccacacagTCGCCACTGAGCCAGCTGGCGGCAGCCCGTAGCTAGTAGCATGGTCCCTCTTGGCGGTTACACATTCCACGCACGGGCCATCATTCCCTTCTTCTGCCCGACTAGCGCAGCAGTGTgcaagcagcaggcagcacgCAGCAACGTTTTTTGTCTCCTTCTTTGCCCGATCAAATTGTAATCAAAGGCAATCAGTGGATCAGTGtgggtgctggctggctggctggctgttaCACTGTGGTCATAAGTGGCATGTGCGTCGCAAGCATCCTTTTTTGTTATCTTGATCGCCGCACGACAACTCGCACCGTCAACCGACGATCAATCTTTCTACACTGCAACAACCTACAGTTCTACGCCGCCCACGGCCCCCCTTGGTCTGACACCCTCACGACCGCCAGCAGCCTCACCCTCCTTGACGTGCTCGCCCAGTCCCCAGCATTGACCTTCTTTTTCCTCCCCCCCTCGCAGGTCaaagctcacacccacccaccctttTTGCCCCTAAAAACCCGCGCGCTGATTCTCTCCACTCACCTCACACCATACTCACTCGactctccctccctcctaTCCCCTCCTTTGAAACCCCCACTCATTGTATTGTCACTCTTATCACAACTCACCCCCACCATGCCCACGTGGTTCAAGTTTAGCAGCCCCCGGAGCAGCCCCCAGGCACCCCCAAAGCCCATAGCGACAGAGACCGACACGGACAgcgtcgaggtgctgcaTGAAAACGGCGTAGACGTCAACGACCACGACACCGAGCCCGAGACGGTCAACTCGGCTGTGCAGCGCCTCGTGCCGCGCCAGTTCAAGGAGTCTCGCTTTGAGAGCCTGCATATCACTCCGTCGGAGCGCAACCTCTACCTCGCCGCGGTGGAGCGTCTCAACGGCGAGACACCTTCCCTTCCTTTGTTTGCCGACCAGGCGCCAGAGTTGCCCGAGCTGTCTCTGGGACGCACCTCGATCCCGCCGATAGACGTGACCTACCCCGAATCAACAGTGTTCGATGGCACCCAGCCATTGACGGCAAACGAATGGCGCTTGTCCGAGTCGCATTACTCGAAGCGACATGGgctcctcgccatctcggGCCCCAGCACTATCAGGCTGCACGCGTTCCCCGCTGCGACACtgctcgaggttgacgaaGCGCTGGCCAAATGGACAccgggcgtggcggccaGGAGCGACAGCACCGAGAACCTGCGGCGCCATAAGGACGACTCGGCACCTGTGGCCGCGTGGAAGGCAGAGCTCAAGAACCACCCATGGAAACAGAAGAGCAGCGGCGAACTAGAGTGAGTGCCGTGTGTGCCGGGCACGCCTGTGACACTGCCTCTGACCCCGAAATTTAGGTCGATCCGTCTGCTGCTGTCCATCTTTACAGCCTTGGGGAAGCACGGATGGTCGCTCGTCGGAGACGTCCGTGCCTCGTCGGGCAAGGTACGTTGACGGCGTGCGGTGGTGACTGACGGTGGCCAGCTCGACACGCACAACTTTGTGTTTGCCTACTGCCCGACCAGCACGACGATCCCACCGCTATTTTTTGCAGTGACGTTCCCCCGTAGGTCGAGCTTCTGCGGTGCGCACTGACGCCAGAACCCGACCGCATATCGCTCGTGTCCCCGCCACCAAGGTTCTCAAAGGAGCTGGTCGATGCGGTGCGCAACGCAATTCTGCACGGCACCCCTTCGGCACCGCCCGGCATCGACACACCAAAGCTGAAAGAAGAGGGATGGCACGAGCCAGGCGTGTACAAATTCTGGATCAGCGACCACTCTGGCGCAAAGCGCGACTTTGTCTCGCGCTTCGGCCGCACACGCCTGGTCAAGCTCGCACCGCGGCTGCAGGCGCCGGTGGTTATTTCCATTATCGACTCGCTCATGGAGCTGCACTTTGACTTTGTTGGCTCGGTGCCACTTCTCCCGCAAACCCATGGACGCGATATTCTCGTCTTTTCGTCGCTCCCATTCTCCGGTCTGtctgcgcgcgacgcgttcgtTGCCCCCGAGCCGATTCTCGAcgagagcagcagctcggtgCTTCTTGACACAGGCTCGCTGCGCGAGAGTATCGCGCACATTACCGCCTCGTGGCACGCCCACctccacgacgacgtcgaccgctCTAGGACCTTCCCGCCCTCGAGAAACGGCAAGAGAGCCCCGAGACCGACAGTTCGCACCCGGACAGACTCGGGACAGACGGTGAAGCAGGTTCACCGgcagtcggcgccgtcgccgtccagCGCACACACCGCGAGCTCGGGACAGCAcactgctcgcgcgcgttcgCCGCTCGTCGATGAGCCACGTTCGTCCCCGCTCAACGAGGAGCCGCCGCGATCATCCCCGCTACGTGAGGAGTCGCGGGAGTCACCCAACCCAGACGACCACAAGCCGGTACCGGAAGTCCCCGCTTCGACCGTCTCCCTGCCACTCGGTCTCGGCCCACCGCCAGCCATCATCCTGCCCCCCACGGCCAAGCGTGTTGCCACGCCCGTGACCATCACCGTCGCGCCCAACGCCATTGCCAGCGTGAATGGATCAGTGGGCTACCTGACCTCGGCCGATGGCGAGTCGGTGCGTGAAAGCGACGTCGACAGTCGCGCAAGCCGGGCGAGTACGGTCgggtcgacgcgcccgccTGGCGTGGGCAGCGTTCGTACCCGTGTGTCAGTCGTCGAGGCGTAGCCCTCCCGGATCTGTCACTCTTGTCATTCTGCATCGTCGCGCACTCATCGCCACATGCCATAGTATTAGTTGTTACAAAAGCATATCATTTCTCTATGTAGACGTCCTAAGATGGCCTCTAGTGTGAGTGGGACAACAACGTTGtttcgtcgtcggccgcgatgctctcggcgtcggcgatcaAGCGCGCACGTAcagccggcgcgacgggccagTTCCACAGCTCCGAGTCGGGGACGCTCACGCGGAGCACGTTCCACGGCGCGAGCCAGCTAATCCCCTTGCCACGGGAAATCAGCTGCTCAAAGTTTCCCcaggcgccgaggtcgtacggccgctcgccctccAGCGCAGGCAGGACTGCGCCGGCCCACTCATCGCTGCCTTCAAGCGGCACGAAGAACCAGTGCGAGTTGGCAAAGCGCGCCGCATCGGCAATCAAGTCCTCGCCTGGCTcttcgccgcgcgcccgcttGGCGGCAATATCAGAGCGCAGCTTCGCCAGGCTCTTtgcgcgctcgacgtcgataGTCAGCTCGCCGGACAGGACGTGCCGGAGGGTCGAGTACCCCAGCGCCGTGGtgagcagcgccagcaggtGCCCGATAAGCGAGAGCGCGCCGATCTCCCAGGAGGCAACGCCGCCTggaccgccgccgtctgcctggtcgagcccgcgccagccgaggaagaggcctACTATCACCCTCCCCACggggccgccggcgacgacccATCCCGGGCGCCAGGCCCAGAAGCGGGCCGCGCGTGCGTCGATGGCGGAGTTTGCCCATGCGGCtgggacgcgcgcgaggagcgtgcCATACGCCGGGATGAGGGACGTGAGCACGACGACCGGCGAGCCGAacagcagcgcgaggaaggcgggga
Encoded here:
- the mug190_0 gene encoding Meiotically up-regulated protein; this translates as MIAKLKSSQPGTPTSLRHSTTADGETMRLLSRPTNGHGRTASSSSLTPSPGASAVPSRSSSPSHGREVDEKAAGTSLPDTQSQQDPQPFTLSAEEKAAKEAHKRELWLKAAPVVAAVPVLMLIGFPLGLSLALIAPLPLLFGTYKDHEATREEWFIVWGIVTAGVLYSAGVNVVLAALVLVPPVLFLVFDPRHPGDKPVHDDPFPPDTAQHDSVAWVNHALTSLFPVVSSDVLTPFIDLLEDALMDQVPPVVTSVRVTGASLGSQPLLLTSMRHITNDDWFKASTQAPEEVKVNGKPRSFTVSSGAPVVTPQSNVPVPATPSTPAQANASAAVPVTPGTPPLPAAPATPATPGTPTPVTPAPATLAPATTRAGRSSSNASRTSSKAPSLKAESVSEHAAVHPLDPVGVSAVTDSEQLRKRDRLLQRIRGAPTELVASGGRQKADAIDDEEGEFVNFEVGFQYRHSADARARGLGLHMLAYFGWGVKGVGGSEIPVYIDVVELKGKMLIRLLLTASPPFVRMATVTFLSMPEFNISARPLRSMGFGSINAMDLPLIKQYIQKSIAQVAGHFVRPKRYTMDVDRLLLGKDAAIRTSAIGVLQVVIHSATDLPKADTVGSCDPYLAISFSKFNKPVYSTRTIVDNQNPIYDENAFVLVNEDTIITGEKLRLRMYDSDRFSADDALGQVEVDVEELVDMSTKGEKSYELFARKDKLAPIRVGMKTQGELQWSVRFFPLWKMPPEQVEKRMERARKHHADEGIQAPWWIKWIEELVEKPEWEKQREKERKETLAMFCTERQREEVEAMARPTAELPSGVLQFHIHQCIDLELESLAGTYSANVSKRKSAAMGKPALADVVDRAPSEITNPPSAYVEVHLNDKLVYRTRTKQLNPVPYFNAMSERFIRDWQLAKITFVVKDERDREHDAILGIVSLRLKDVFKKRAQETHWYPLVGGLGWGKMRLSLLFKPLDIHLPKGISTYEVATFEVTSLSTTDFSSAFGKPPSLVIETDHDKAILDSSGAGASRDSLDDEPQLADLGHSVAPTDDSASTKSGKSGVSSTRLSAVPTTTRVAWDVAKPVRLAVMYRTSGSVLFSFVTRGRIKKSKYHAIATLRLDDVVDGNQESRVIPVFATSSPRDAIRAALVFNQYQRQGDPATLYRNSNDIRMIGFIHISFVLHPGISRAHQKLAKRDLKFRATYNAWEATRMIDATPAQIAAANAEKDKEKDDGYDTDDSEDDDLDSGDEAPEAKQRADKLHDDDTRAMLQESNAHGKALRQGNRGLFQLKIARTGKLVKDKIESKLLSSAEKTKQDRRPRGGDLEVEQEGQSRF
- the PFA4_0 gene encoding Palmitoyltransferase PFA4, coding for MRRLRLTTLLEQVIPPAILTYLALSFRRALGTIGYAYLCVDQRRPWSSAVYCAAVAAAFPALVGTFLRLYLLPSRQSVPPPRAPGDLATLRTLFECVPPRRALREGYTLVPRAAGHEEAAEALIASCHKGRCGGRWKPARARHCSECGVCRCAFDHHCAFLANCITGPYLPAFLALLFGSPVVVLTSLIPAYGTLLARVPAAWANSAIDARAARFWAWRPGWVVAGGPVGRVIVGLFLGWRGLDQADGGGPGGVASWEIGALSLIGHLLALLTTALGYSTLRHVLSGELTIDVERAKSLAKLRSDIAAKRARGEEPGEDLIADAARFANSHWFFVPLEGSDEWAGAVLPALEGERPYDLGAWGNFEQLISRGKGISWLAPWNVLRVSVPDSELWNWPVAPAVRARLIADAESIAADDETTLLSHSH